The Pseudomonas orientalis genome contains a region encoding:
- a CDS encoding glycosyltransferase — protein MTAQQPLVSVIIASYNHARYIEQSILSVIGQTYPNIELLVIDDGSKDDSVECIRRLQAEHGFDFQVQQNQGLTATLNNALARAKGSLIAPFGSDDIMLPDRIATQVAYMEGKPRVGICAGNIELIDGDGNLHPEKKQRRDVPFRSLDFDDMFMDRKPFPPAPTMLIRREALEEVGGFDPLIPLEDLLIQLKITAAGYTIDALDVVMAQYRQHASNTYKNHRYMIQNILNTYAKFSDHPAYDAVRYNFLNSMFLKTADRDRPLAREILKQIPLKFWGRKTMRGLVRLYLTPLRS, from the coding sequence ATGACAGCGCAACAACCGTTGGTCTCGGTGATTATCGCGTCCTACAACCACGCTCGGTACATCGAGCAGAGCATCCTGAGTGTGATCGGCCAGACTTACCCGAACATCGAATTGCTGGTGATCGACGACGGCTCCAAGGATGACAGCGTCGAGTGCATCCGGCGGCTGCAGGCCGAGCACGGGTTTGATTTCCAGGTGCAGCAGAATCAGGGTCTGACCGCCACACTGAACAACGCGCTTGCCCGCGCCAAAGGCAGCCTGATCGCGCCATTCGGCTCAGACGACATCATGCTGCCCGACCGTATCGCGACCCAGGTGGCCTACATGGAGGGCAAGCCCAGGGTGGGGATCTGCGCCGGCAACATCGAGCTGATCGACGGTGACGGCAACCTGCATCCGGAGAAAAAACAACGCCGTGATGTGCCGTTTCGCAGTCTCGACTTCGACGACATGTTCATGGACCGCAAGCCGTTTCCACCCGCGCCAACCATGTTGATCCGCCGCGAAGCGCTGGAGGAAGTCGGTGGTTTCGATCCGCTGATTCCCCTGGAAGACCTGCTGATTCAATTGAAGATAACCGCGGCGGGCTACACCATCGATGCGCTTGACGTAGTCATGGCGCAGTACCGACAGCACGCCAGCAATACCTACAAAAACCATCGCTACATGATCCAGAACATCCTCAATACCTACGCCAAGTTCAGCGATCACCCGGCCTACGATGCGGTGCGCTACAACTTCCTGAACTCGATGTTCCTCAAGACCGCCGACCGTGACCGGCCATTGGCGCGGGAGATTCTCAAGCAGATCCCGCTGAAATTCTGGGGGCGCAAGACCATGCGTGGCTTGGTGCGGCTGTATCTGACGCCGCTGAGGAGCTGA